The genome window TCATACTCTgataatcataataattttgataattataaaaaaataataataatggatgTGGTTTTACTTCAAATTTATGTGACAATTTATAATATCATCCACATGTATTAAACCACGACTCATTAAATAAGTCATCCAACTAAAAGTCCACGTGGATTGTCTTTTTATTCACCATGTGGTGGGTTAAAGAAATGTTCATTAGACCCGATTTGGGGGTAAACtcttttataaaagaaaaaaatcataataattttagCGGCAACAATAAGGGAAGATGTTGATTATTGTTATGTACGTTTTAGATTTTGACAATGAATTTGGTTAGAAATGCGTCAAGAGCTTGTTGAAGAATTTCAGTCAACGAAAGTAAGATTGCTCAAGTGAAACATTAAAGTAGGCAGAAATTTCACTCACTCACTTGAGTCTTGACCCTCTCTTGAGTAAGATTGTAAAAACATGTTTTCAAGTTATATTAGAAATCTATTTTCTGCCTAACCTTAACCTACCTATATTAAATCTCTTAAGCACGATATTTGGAGAGAGACCAGCCACACAAATCTGAAAATCTTTCTCCTTGAgcccaagaaaaagaaaatcctttTAGTACTTTGTTCTTAAATGGAAAACCCATTGTGTGATTTATTCACGTTGAgcttaaatagtttttttgaaACCACAGAGTTTTCTCTTCAGTAGTGAGTCCTTGTTGCTGGTTGTCGAAGTTCCAAGTTGCAGAGTATGTGTAGAAGAATTTTTAAGGTTCCGGAACCACTGCAGTGGAAAGGGGAGTGAGACGTTTGCTTCTTTTAGAGGATTTTCTGCGGGGTTGGATTCTCCAAAGTGATTTTTGCTTTGAAAAGTTTGTGTGTTGTTTGTTCACTACTTTCGTTATTATTGCTTTAGATTTGGTATGTTATAACTATAGTCAAATTATTGTGTTGGAAGATTTGTTTGGAATAtaagggcttgtttggtaatgttgttctagcaacgttgtttaagtgttgtgaaaatacgtgtaagtaaaaaaagtattttggaaatacgtgttgtatggtttaaataacaaaaactattgtttaaacaacacaactaAACAcctcctaaattatttattcaattaatcCAATGCATAAGGTTTTGGggttttaaattaatttttttcaatgatCACTAACCTGATCCACTTGTCTGTGCGTGTGATCATTTtaaactgaaattgaaaattaaattaatgcCGATTAGACTCTTACTTGAAGAATAATGAAAGCAGACCAGCAGACACAACCTGCTAGCATCATGAGAGCACCCTTGATGACATCTTGATTATTTGCAGCACTAGTAGATTCTTGATGGCCATTTCCATGAGTCCATGGCAAATTCAACATAGGTCCATTAACCAGAGTCATAAACATAGCTCCCCCAACCGTGACTATAGTCCCCAATACCTTTGCCAGGCCACGCAGTCTCCTAAGATATACTTTCTCAAGACTACAAAAGCATTCATAAATTTGAAGCAACCCAAaatttgtgtacattatatatatatatatatgtatgcatgCAATGCAAGAACGTGAATGGGGGCTAAAAAGAGTTACCCTAAAATCCAAGCCATTGCAAATGAAAAGGCAGGAAGAACATTACAAATGGCAGTTGCGAAAGTTGCTGTAGTCATTTTCATCCCAGTGTAGTACAAGTTCTGGTCTATTACAGGCCTGAGTAGCAGAAAATGAAAGCATAAGTGagaaaaataatagtaaagtgTTTGTTTGAAGTTTATTTGCTTGATGGTCCAGATTCTTACTCAATTAAGCCGATCAATGCAATCTTTACAAAGATAGAGAAGGTCAACTTTGGTCTTATTTTCCTGTTAAgagtaataaattaattttattagctTTTTCATCTCGTTCAACATGTAATGCTGAAGAAAAGAGTTGAAACAAATGTAAACAATAAGAAGAGAGGAAATGGAGACCTATCCACGACAAGGGCGAAAGGAGCAACGACAACAGTGGCAACGGCATGTCGGTAGACTACGAACACATGTTGGCTCATTCCCTTGTTTAGAGCAAACTTACCAACTATGGCCATCCCTGCATAGCCTAATTGCAATAGAAATACTGCCAAAAATGGCTTCAGCTTGTTATACAATTGAGTTATGGACCCCATAGACATGTTAATTAAGCtaaatttatctttctttctctctaatGCAAATAGGTTACGAGCAAAATGaagtttctctttcttcctctctaaTGCAAAAAAGGTCACGAGCAAAATGAAGAATGAAAGTTCACTTtaaatacagtttttttttttcttagtcaTTTTCTCATGGATACAAATCAGTCttaaccatggttttaaaaaccgaaccggTCAAAGaaccgttttttttttaatttccggTTCAACCTCGATTTTTGGCCGGTTTTCCAGTTATTGACCGGTTTTGGAGCTTTTAACCAGACCGGATTGGCTTTCGGTTCCCGGTTGAACCGGTCGGACCAAccggtccggtccggtttttaaaacagtGGTCTTAACACGTCTTCCTTTCTTTATTACTAACTTATTTGAAAGACGGAATAGGACAAAGGGAATGTAaggaaaagaattttttaaagaatattcttttcattccctcGTTTTGGAGTATAAAAGaataatgttaaaactaatTGCTTACTCATTACATCAAAAACTATAGCTAATAGTAAGAGTGTAATTTTATTCCTTTAAAGTGTGGCAGTCCAACACAGGCCAACTGAGACTTGACACAACCTAGCTTCTATCTCTAACACGATGCTGGACTTAGCCCACTAAGCCTCCACCCAACGGATAAAGTCTATTTTCTATGTCTTAAAGAATTTTTACCGAAATCCTTCTaataaatcttcttcttctttttcctcaaatgcatatatcactatttttattagataaaaagccacttttagtccctacatttttaggtgattcccattttagtccttacattttatttttactgcttttagtccctatcctgaaaaatgCTTCTCGTTTTGGTCCttgccgttacatcagaaatgaaaaaaagctgatgtggcaaacgacaagaataaataatagtaaattaatgtccacgtggcctaaattaataattaaaaaaaaatttggcattaaaaaatgccacattagcatctaaattaaaaaaattaatttattaattttaactaaataaaaaaattaaaaactaagaattacatgaattgagatctaactgtgtcttgaacaagaacacaaacctaaaaattaaaatccaaaaattaaaaatctcaaaatcaccAATTTCTCAAACCCAGCAATATCATCAAACCCTAGCCTCATAGTatcaaatcaatccaaaaatacaacacaactaattcaaacaaaaaaaatctcaaactcaaaacattgtgattttgagatttttaatttttggattttaatttttgggtttgtgttcttgttcaagacacacttagatctcaattcatgtaaattttagtttttaattctgtttttaatttttttttatttagttaaaattaataaattaatttttttaatttagatactgacatggcattttttaatgccaaaaaatattttttattattaatttagccacgtggacattaatttactattatttattcctgccgtttgccacatcagctttttccgtttctgatgtaacggtaGAGACCAAAACGagaagcgtttttcaggatagaAACTAAAAGCggtataaataaaatatagggactaaaatgagaaTCGCCTAAAAATGTAGAGGCTAAAAGTAGTTTTTCGCCTTTTTATTAAAGTAATGGTGTATTAATAATGCtgttataaaataattcttttttattaaatttcttgaCAAAGTTGGTTTACGTTCtgttcatttcttttcaaaCATCTACTCAAGATAAAAGTAGATATTTAATTcatttatgttcatttttattAAACTCAATTCTATCTCTCAGTTCATTCTTTACAATATCCTAAACATGGTGTGAGAGTATAGTTACTCCACTAAGTAATGCAGCAAACTTTTTCCCATATATAGAATGGTAGTCAGTATCATAGCTGAAGGACATAGGAAGTGGGGGACTCAGTGCATCAAGAAAACGTGTCCATTATGTGGGGGACTGGCTTCGGTTTCCTTTGCGTGAACGTAATTGAGGATGAATCAGATTGAGTCTAATTGAGGATGGGAAATTTTGGATTtgtatttttaactatttttacTTCTTCGAATTAGAATTTATCAAGATATTCTAAGATAGAAGCTTTATTCCTGGCCTCAAATGTAATGTTTGCGGATCAAATGATGATCGATAATAGTTTTGTTTAACTGTTTCCTGGCCTCAAATGTAATGTTTGCGGATCAAATGGTGATCGATAATAGTTTTGTTTAACTGTTTCCTGGCCTCAAATGTAATGTTTGCGGATCAAATGGTGATCGATAATAGTTTTGTTTAACTGTCTTTGTTGAATGAAAATGCAATTCATCTCATACGCAAATTAAGCACTGTCTCCATGGTGCGGTTTGCATTTgttgcgttttttttttctgaaaacaCAATTATTAtgaacttttattatatagtaacTACCTCAATATATTATACAACTTATATTATGTTTATATAATACAGCGTCGTATAGTATGAGATTTTATCATGTGATGTATTCCTAAAAAATGGAATTGAATTTCACATAATCAACATCACATAAATGCATATGGAACACTATGGCAAAAGAGAGCCTCAAgatgatagagagagagagaatatagGAATGGCAACAAGGCAAGATGGGGTCAAGTCAAGGGTGCCGTATAATCTATCCCCTTTTTCGACCAAGGAATACCCCTTAGAGCAAAGTTGTATAAGATTGGAGTCAAAGCAAGGTAAAGGTATTTTGTTATTCCTAATGAAGTGGTTTCGACATTAGTGAGATAAAGATGAAACACTATGGCAAAAGAGAGCCTCAAGATGATAGAGAGAGTGAATATAGGAATGGCAACAAGGTGAGATGGGGTCAAGTCAAGGGTGTCGTATGATCTATTCCCTTTTTCAACCAAGAAATACCCCTTTAGAGCAAAGCTATATAAGATTGGAGTCAAAGCAAGGTAAAGGTATTTTGTTATTCCTAATGAGGTGGTTTCGACATTAGTGAgataaagatgaaagagaaaaaagacatGTAGTCGTAAGACTACTAAAAGGGATATAATACAAGTGTTTTGAGaataataatagaatatataataaaaaaataaattataaattaaatatggataaaaaaatattaaatcat of Quercus lobata isolate SW786 chromosome 8, ValleyOak3.0 Primary Assembly, whole genome shotgun sequence contains these proteins:
- the LOC115957144 gene encoding WAT1-related protein At2g39510-like, whose product is MSMGSITQLYNKLKPFLAVFLLQLGYAGMAIVGKFALNKGMSQHVFVVYRHAVATVVVAPFALVVDRKIRPKLTFSIFVKIALIGLIEPVIDQNLYYTGMKMTTATFATAICNVLPAFSFAMAWILGLEKVYLRRLRGLAKVLGTIVTVGGAMFMTLVNGPMLNLPWTHGNGHQESTSAANNQDVIKGALMMLAGCVCWSAFIILQAITLKSYPAELSLTVLICLMGTLESSILAVAMEWGNPTAWSIHLDSKLLAAVYAGVVCSGFTIYIQGLIMKQKGPVFVSAFNPLSTILVAILGSFILSEIMYLGRVIGAIIIFVGLYLVLWGKSKDQLGSKSGNENIIPTAQNVVTMDERIMTSNQEFRTINVTSIKSTNGTD